A stretch of Campylobacter showae DNA encodes these proteins:
- a CDS encoding endonuclease/exonuclease/phosphatase family protein, with protein MKFTVNRLFALFFAALFFAVFAAGAELKIATFNAQNLFDAKNDGSEYNDFVVGKSEWNEKKASAKFKAVSAKIKELNADIIALQEIENEMILKELMKDAGYKYFAFSKDKNGPVGLAVLSRIKPEKTQIFSVPNVKTRDILKLDFEVDGQKFSLLNLHFPARKNPLKQRKTAFITLKSTLIDAEKVVVLGDFNTPYGDKELLGDLATSKNLANLWVFLPKHERYSHTSLNALDHVLLSKDALSQNYVLNSFKIERDGAQISDHFALVFRLNFDKNAKNTLQHIAEARVGELSKKPNLPVLLKRATVVQKDKKGFTLAQDKRGIYVYEPKNDAKPGQIIDVVVNRLDEFKGNLEISSHYAVKIYDETQDPREQMLEAKSLKQARPGDVFSRIGGEVRNGRLYTPYGDIKIYGAKGKPRNEKEAIFASVRVVSHKNEPQIWIENEDN; from the coding sequence ATGAAATTTACGGTAAATAGGCTCTTTGCGCTCTTTTTTGCGGCTCTATTTTTCGCCGTTTTTGCGGCGGGCGCCGAGTTAAAGATCGCTACTTTTAACGCGCAAAATTTATTTGACGCCAAAAACGACGGCAGCGAGTATAATGATTTTGTCGTCGGCAAATCGGAGTGGAACGAGAAAAAAGCGAGCGCCAAATTTAAAGCCGTAAGCGCAAAGATAAAAGAGCTAAACGCCGATATCATCGCGCTTCAAGAGATCGAAAACGAAATGATTTTAAAAGAGCTGATGAAGGATGCGGGTTATAAATATTTTGCCTTTTCAAAGGATAAAAACGGCCCCGTAGGCCTAGCCGTGCTGTCTCGCATAAAGCCTGAAAAAACGCAGATCTTTAGCGTACCAAACGTTAAAACAAGAGACATTTTAAAGCTTGATTTTGAAGTGGATGGGCAAAAATTTAGCCTTTTAAATTTGCATTTTCCCGCTAGAAAAAACCCTCTAAAGCAGCGAAAAACCGCCTTTATCACGCTAAAATCGACTCTTATAGATGCCGAAAAGGTTGTAGTTTTAGGCGATTTTAATACGCCTTACGGAGATAAAGAGCTGCTTGGCGATCTTGCGACTAGTAAAAATTTAGCCAATCTTTGGGTGTTTTTGCCAAAGCACGAGCGCTACTCGCACACGAGCCTAAACGCGCTCGATCACGTCCTGCTCTCAAAAGACGCGCTTAGCCAAAATTACGTTTTAAACAGCTTTAAGATTGAGCGAGACGGAGCGCAAATTTCGGATCATTTCGCGCTGGTTTTTAGGCTAAATTTTGATAAAAACGCTAAAAATACGCTGCAACATATAGCCGAGGCGCGGGTCGGCGAGCTATCAAAAAAGCCAAATTTACCCGTTTTGCTAAAACGCGCTACGGTCGTTCAAAAAGATAAAAAGGGTTTTACGCTGGCGCAAGATAAGCGCGGCATTTACGTTTATGAGCCAAAAAACGACGCAAAGCCCGGCCAGATCATCGACGTAGTGGTAAACCGCCTAGACGAGTTTAAGGGAAATCTTGAGATCAGCTCGCATTATGCGGTAAAAATTTATGACGAAACGCAAGATCCGCGTGAGCAAATGCTGGAAGCTAAAAGCCTAAAACAAGCGCGCCCGGGCGACGTGTTTAGCCGTATCGGTGGCGAAGTGCGAAACGGCAGACTCTACACGCCTTACGGAGATATCAAAATTTACGGCGCTAAGGGCAAACCGCGCAACGAAAAAGAGGCGATTTTCGCCTCCGTTCGCGTCGTGAGTCACAAAAACGAACCCCAAATTTGGATAGAAAATGAAGATAATTGA
- the glyS gene encoding glycine--tRNA ligase subunit beta produces the protein MSETKELIVEIGVEELPAIPFLKECGNVAAKWRETLAQNGLDSECEFYYTPRRIAFYHPKFAVRQEDGYSEFIGAPRQVAQKDGAWTPAALSFAKKCGIAESELKFETVGGKEVLYYKKPVAGKPSAELLGDMIEKFLLGLNFGKSMRWGEGKFEFIRPVRSFLCLLGDEVVKFNKFDVESGDSIFMHRSVSYDKFTVKNAKDYFAAMPKIGVILDQNARREKILSEFKQIEAKNGVTVEADEALLDEVVAITEYPTALLGGFEREFLEVPSEVIITSMKENQRYFPVFEGGKLANRFVVVSNAISPEPALIVKGNEKVLRARLSDAMFFWRSDLAHEFGPEKLKNITYLKELGSTYDKSVRELGVAKRLAKICADRLKACAGEGYEALLERAVMLSKADLTTQMVYEFTELQGVMGGYYAAAKGENENVVTAIKEQYLPSGEASALPSTIFSSVVALAIKLETLIGLFSAGKIPSGNKDPYALRRAANGVIKIIQNENLNLDIAAFLRETAEGYAKFDVEALIGFIFDRLYTFFDVNPSVVKACLASKKGDVLAQCEAIDALGAICAADDFRQNFSTFKRLANIIKDENFGSVDEAKFENESEKKLNDAFKAAVKAGGSYSERLKNLFGLKVAIDEFFDNVMINAEDELVRKNRLALVGQIYTEFLKIADIKEISL, from the coding sequence ATGAGCGAAACAAAAGAACTGATCGTGGAAATCGGCGTCGAGGAGCTGCCGGCGATCCCGTTTTTAAAAGAGTGCGGCAACGTCGCGGCGAAATGGCGCGAGACGCTAGCGCAAAACGGCCTGGATAGTGAGTGCGAGTTTTACTACACGCCGCGCAGGATCGCGTTTTACCACCCGAAATTTGCGGTACGTCAGGAGGACGGATATAGCGAGTTTATCGGTGCGCCAAGGCAAGTCGCGCAAAAAGACGGCGCATGGACGCCGGCCGCGCTAAGCTTTGCTAAAAAATGCGGTATCGCAGAGTCCGAGCTAAAATTTGAAACCGTCGGCGGCAAAGAGGTGCTCTACTACAAAAAGCCCGTCGCGGGTAAGCCAAGCGCGGAGCTTCTGGGAGATATGATAGAGAAGTTTTTGCTCGGCTTAAATTTTGGCAAATCTATGCGCTGGGGCGAGGGTAAATTTGAGTTTATCCGCCCGGTACGCTCGTTTTTGTGCTTGCTTGGAGACGAGGTCGTTAAATTTAACAAATTTGACGTGGAAAGCGGCGACAGTATTTTCATGCACAGAAGCGTAAGCTACGATAAATTTACCGTCAAAAATGCGAAAGATTATTTCGCTGCGATGCCTAAAATCGGCGTAATCCTCGATCAAAATGCGCGCCGAGAGAAAATTTTGAGCGAATTTAAACAAATCGAAGCCAAAAACGGCGTAACGGTCGAGGCGGACGAGGCGCTGCTAGACGAAGTCGTAGCGATCACCGAGTATCCGACCGCGCTGCTAGGCGGCTTTGAGCGGGAGTTTTTGGAGGTACCTAGCGAGGTTATCATCACCTCGATGAAGGAAAATCAGAGGTATTTCCCGGTTTTTGAGGGCGGCAAGCTCGCTAACCGCTTCGTAGTAGTTAGCAACGCCATCTCGCCCGAGCCCGCGCTCATCGTGAAAGGCAACGAAAAGGTACTGCGCGCGAGACTTAGCGACGCGATGTTTTTCTGGCGTAGCGACCTGGCGCATGAGTTTGGCCCAGAAAAGCTAAAAAATATCACCTATCTAAAAGAGCTTGGCAGCACATACGACAAAAGCGTACGCGAGCTAGGCGTTGCAAAACGGCTGGCTAAAATCTGCGCCGATCGTCTAAAAGCGTGCGCGGGAGAGGGCTACGAGGCGCTGCTGGAGCGCGCCGTGATGCTGAGCAAGGCCGATCTAACCACGCAGATGGTGTATGAATTTACCGAGCTTCAAGGCGTGATGGGTGGCTACTACGCGGCGGCTAAGGGCGAAAACGAAAACGTCGTAACCGCGATCAAGGAGCAGTACTTGCCGAGCGGTGAGGCTAGCGCGCTACCTAGCACTATATTTAGCTCCGTCGTCGCGCTCGCGATCAAGCTCGAGACGTTAATCGGGCTCTTTAGCGCGGGTAAGATCCCAAGCGGCAACAAGGACCCGTATGCGCTGCGCCGCGCGGCTAACGGCGTTATAAAGATAATCCAAAACGAAAATCTAAACCTTGATATCGCGGCGTTTTTGCGCGAGACGGCGGAGGGCTACGCCAAATTTGACGTCGAGGCGCTGATAGGATTTATATTTGATAGGCTTTATACATTTTTTGACGTGAACCCGTCCGTCGTAAAGGCTTGCCTGGCTAGCAAAAAGGGCGACGTACTCGCGCAGTGCGAGGCGATCGACGCTCTAGGCGCTATCTGCGCGGCAGATGACTTTAGGCAAAATTTCAGCACCTTTAAGCGCCTGGCAAATATCATAAAGGATGAAAATTTCGGCTCGGTTGATGAAGCGAAATTTGAAAATGAGAGCGAGAAAAAGCTAAATGATGCGTTTAAGGCCGCGGTAAAAGCCGGCGGCTCATATAGCGAACGCCTAAAAAATCTTTTCGGTCTAAAAGTCGCGATAGACGAGTTTTTCGACAACGTAATGATAAACGCCGAGGACGAGCTCGTGCGTAAAAACCGCCTTGCGCTCGTTGGGCAAATTTACACGGAATTTCTTAAGATCGCCGATATAAAAGAGATAAGCTTATAA
- a CDS encoding site-specific integrase, with protein MADKLIKVNLDNADCKNIYFVNNDDLFAGKEIVKAPTYISRDYKLILRITIINISGMRTQTKKTYSFNKKITFLQAIKEVASKREGLLSKLKEGKHKEIKIKIPTLSQAWDRYMDMKKNQLSSNTLASYNLFTNKWILSDSKLAKTPITHITTEMLQSIVNKMLDLGMSPRTSKSVKEALRSMFNLYVLEGMVKTNPASLIQIPKFDNQVNIELDDEKIRELYDALYGYPVEPFRSIFVWLSHGRRLNEVLSLEWRDINIPNGIYNIRYENNKVRKPMTYKLSNELL; from the coding sequence GTGGCAGATAAGTTGATTAAAGTCAATCTTGATAATGCGGATTGTAAAAACATATATTTTGTAAATAATGACGATTTGTTCGCTGGAAAAGAGATCGTAAAAGCTCCAACTTACATTAGTAGAGACTATAAACTGATATTAAGAATTACTATTATAAATATTAGCGGCATGAGAACTCAAACCAAGAAAACATATTCCTTTAATAAAAAAATCACTTTCTTGCAAGCAATTAAGGAGGTGGCGTCAAAAAGAGAAGGGCTTTTGAGCAAGCTCAAAGAGGGTAAGCATAAAGAGATAAAAATAAAAATACCGACATTAAGTCAGGCGTGGGACAGATATATGGATATGAAGAAAAATCAACTATCCTCAAATACGCTTGCTTCCTATAATCTATTTACAAATAAATGGATACTGTCTGATTCTAAGCTAGCCAAAACGCCTATAACCCACATTACCACCGAAATGCTGCAAAGCATAGTAAATAAAATGCTAGATTTAGGTATGAGCCCTAGAACCTCAAAATCTGTTAAAGAAGCTCTTAGGTCTATGTTTAACCTGTATGTTTTGGAGGGCATGGTTAAAACTAACCCAGCTAGCTTGATTCAAATACCTAAATTTGACAACCAGGTAAATATTGAGCTAGATGACGAAAAAATAAGGGAACTATACGATGCGCTATATGGTTATCCGGTAGAACCGTTTAGAAGTATATTTGTGTGGCTTTCGCATGGCAGAAGACTAAATGAGGTTTTGAGTTTAGAATGGAGAGACATAAATATACCAAATGGCATATATAATATTAGATACGAAAATAATAAAGTTAGAAAGCCTATGACCTATAAATTAAGCAATGAGCTTTTATAA
- a CDS encoding tyrosine-type recombinase/integrase, with the protein MDRQESGYIFHAITDKSKKIDKNTIRPHWEKILAKLGIKIRIHDLRHLIGGVLVSEGKTLEQIASILGHTSTNVTKRYSKARREVAAESLDDFFKRVKK; encoded by the coding sequence ATAGATAGGCAAGAAAGTGGCTATATATTTCACGCCATAACAGATAAGAGTAAAAAAATAGATAAAAATACGATCAGACCTCATTGGGAAAAGATATTAGCAAAGCTTGGGATAAAAATTAGAATTCACGATTTAAGGCACTTGATAGGCGGAGTTTTGGTTTCGGAGGGTAAAACGTTAGAGCAGATAGCTTCTATACTAGGCCATACTTCTACAAATGTTACAAAAAGATATTCAAAGGCCAGAAGAGAAGTGGCTGCCGAAAGCCTAGATGATTTTTTTAAAAGAGTAAAAAAATAA
- a CDS encoding HigA family addiction module antitoxin: MDRIPLPTIGEILASEFMEPYGLSAYRLAKDIDLPVSRIQDILHGRRRVSIDTALRLSRYFSMSDGFFINLQSDIELRESKNRQKAELEAIKPISVISA; this comes from the coding sequence ATGGATAGAATACCTCTTCCTACGATAGGAGAAATTTTAGCTAGCGAATTTATGGAACCTTACGGCCTATCGGCATATAGACTAGCCAAAGATATAGATTTGCCGGTTTCTCGCATACAAGATATTTTACATGGAAGACGCAGAGTATCTATAGATACGGCCTTGAGGCTCTCAAGATACTTCTCGATGTCCGACGGATTTTTTATTAATTTACAAAGCGATATAGAGCTAAGAGAAAGCAAAAATAGGCAAAAAGCCGAGCTGGAAGCCATAAAACCGATAAGCGTTATTAGCGCGTAA
- a CDS encoding type II toxin-antitoxin system RelE/ParE family toxin, with translation MIKSFADKETELIYNETFSKKFPPDVQQKALRKLLMINNADNLNDLRSPPSNRLEKLIGDRKDEYSIRINDKWRICFKLENKNDFCDVQIVDYH, from the coding sequence ATGATAAAGAGTTTTGCAGACAAAGAGACCGAGCTTATATACAATGAGACTTTTTCAAAAAAGTTTCCGCCCGATGTGCAGCAAAAGGCTTTGCGCAAACTCTTGATGATAAACAATGCGGATAATTTAAACGATTTGCGCTCTCCGCCGTCCAATCGCCTAGAAAAACTAATAGGCGATAGAAAAGACGAGTATAGTATAAGAATAAACGACAAATGGCGCATTTGTTTTAAGCTAGAAAACAAAAACGATTTTTGCGACGTGCAAATAGTGGATTATCATTAA
- a CDS encoding YagK/YfjJ domain-containing protein: MTKKHCGRTEQRRQESLNEYVDGIMQTNSRVDVIRVDLYYRQENRDDVTLESFHNDINHLYTNKRGNTLFKNSKGYIIKMEQGDSGYNHLHAHVVIFMDRQNTREQTTPKTAERLCDYWNNNITKGKGCSHNCNLGKYKNNGLGRICYNDKIKIQTLKDNVLSYLCKGEQNIAGKDGKSFRALRRGLMPKQNNKGRPRKHSKINSSY, from the coding sequence ATGACAAAGAAACACTGTGGCAGAACAGAACAGAGAAGGCAAGAAAGCCTAAATGAATATGTAGATGGAATTATGCAAACTAATTCCAGGGTAGACGTGATAAGAGTTGATTTGTATTATAGACAAGAAAATAGAGACGACGTTACATTGGAAAGCTTTCACAATGATATCAACCACTTGTACACCAATAAACGAGGCAATACGCTATTTAAAAATTCAAAAGGCTATATTATCAAAATGGAGCAAGGAGATAGTGGATATAACCACTTACACGCTCACGTCGTTATCTTTATGGATAGGCAAAATACTAGAGAGCAAACAACACCAAAGACAGCCGAACGTCTTTGCGACTATTGGAATAATAATATTACAAAAGGCAAAGGGTGTTCTCATAATTGCAATTTAGGAAAATATAAGAATAATGGGCTGGGCAGAATTTGCTACAATGATAAAATAAAAATACAGACTTTAAAAGATAATGTGTTGTCTTATCTATGCAAGGGAGAGCAAAATATAGCCGGCAAAGATGGAAAAAGCTTTAGGGCTTTGAGGCGTGGCCTTATGCCAAAGCAAAACAATAAAGGTAGACCCAGAAAACACAGTAAAATAAACAGTAGTTATTAA